In Takifugu flavidus isolate HTHZ2018 chromosome 13, ASM371156v2, whole genome shotgun sequence, the following are encoded in one genomic region:
- the pdia3 gene encoding protein disulfide-isomerase A3, whose translation MLKLMLLAALTGFTQAASDVLEFTDNDFESKIGDHEIILVEFFAPWCGHCKRLAPEYEKAATALKGVVPLAKVDCTSNSNICSKYQVSGYPTLKVFRDGEESGAYDGPRTSDGIVSYFKKQVGPASVALAGEEELQKFISEKDSSVVGFFADDKSTAQAEFLKAASALRDKYRFAHTNAEVLLKSQNVGPEGIVLFRPPTLKNKFEDSSVKYSEEKYTSNKIKRFIQDNVLGFCPHMTEDNKDQLMGKDLLVAYYDVDYERNPKGSNYWRNRVMKVAKTFLDEGKKLNFAVANKARFMSVLSEFGLEDHSSAGPLVTIRTAKGEKYAMTEEFLPDGKALERFLLSYFDGSLKPYLKSEPIPENNDGPVKVVVAENFDSIVNDDSKDVLIEFYAPWCGHCKSLEPKYKELGEKLADDPNIVIAKMDATANDVPSPYEVSGFPTLYFSPAGQKRNPKKYEGGREVSDFLSYLKREATNAPVVQEETKKKKKKKKRVEL comes from the exons GTGTGGCCACTGTAAGCGGTTGGCACCTGAGTACGAGAAGGCCGCCACAGCCCTCAAAGGTGTCGTCCCTCTGGCCAAG GTCGACTGCACATCCAACAGCAACATCTGCTCCAAGTACCAAGTTTCTGGCTACCCGACCCTGAAGGTCTTCAGGGATGGAGAGGAAAGCGGTGCCTATGACGGTCCCCGAACCTCAG ATGGAATCGTGAGTTACTTTAAGAAGCAAGTTGGGCCAGCCTCTGTGGCTCtcgcaggagaagaagaacttcAGAAGTTTATTTCTGAAAAGGACTCTAGTGTTGTTG gGTTCTTTGCCGATGACAAAAGCACAGCACAGGCTGAGTTCTTAAAGGCCGCCAGCGCGCTGAGGGACAAATACCGCTTCGCTCACACAAACGCTGAGGTCCTCCTGAAGAGCCAGAATGTGGGACCTGA AGGAATTGTTCTGTTCCGTCCACCAACGCTCAAGAACAAGTTTGAAGACAGCAGTGTGAAATACAGTGAGGAAAAATACACCAGCAACAAAATCAAGAGGTTCATCCAGGATAACGT TTTAGGCTTCTGTCCCCACATGACAGAGGACAACAAGGATCAGCTGATGGGCAAAGACCTGCTGGTAGCCTATTATGATGTTGACTACGAGAGGAACCCCAAAGGCTCCAACTACTGGAGGAACAG GGTGATGAAGGTGGCCAAAACCTTTTTGGATGAGGGCAAGAAGCTGAACTTTGCTGTGGCAAACAAGGCCAGGTTCATGTCGGTGCTTTCAGAATTCGGTTTGGAGGACCATTCATCAGCGGGTCCTTTGGTGACCATCCGTACCGCCAAGGGGGAGAAATACGCCATGACTGAAGAGTTCTT ACCTGACGGGAAAGCTCTGGAACGATTCCTGCTGAGCTACTTCGATGGGTCCCTGAAGCCTTACCTGAAGTCGGAGCCCATCCCAGAGAACAATGATGGACCTGTCAAG GTTGTGGTGGCAGAGAACTTTGACTCCATCGTCAATGACGACAGCAAAGATGTTCTGATTGAGTTCTATGCTCCATGGTGCGGCCACTGCAAGAGCCTGGAACCCAAGTACAAGGAGCTGGGCGAGAAG CTCGCCGATGATCCAAACATCGTTATCGCCAAAATGGACGCCACAGCCAACGATGTTCCGTCTCCTTATGAAGTCAGCGG TTTCCCAACTCTGTATTTCTCTCCTGCTGGACAGAAGAGGAATCCAAAGAAATACGAG GGGGGTCGTGAGGTCAGCGACTTCCTGTCCTACCTGAAGAGGGAGGCCACCAATGCTCCAGTTGTGCAGGAagagacgaagaagaagaagaagaagaagaagagggtgGAGTTATAA